The following coding sequences are from one Devosia yakushimensis window:
- a CDS encoding J domain-containing protein: MKDVTMLCCVRKAEDNRDICQKLSQFLGSFSQRTGLVGSIANILDPDTWLPGGRDAAFTLALIALSAKMAVADGIVTASEMRAFNATVEVAQGQESQVERLFNLAKQDVAGYESYARKIARFFSGSPDTLEHVLDSLFFIATADGMVHEAELDYLKSVSDIFGFDDVRFEQMASQHVVLAEGVDPYVVLGLAPNAPPEEVRRVYRLLVSEHHPDRLIAKGVPEELIDVATARMASINLAYQAIIKPRPAPLLA, encoded by the coding sequence GTGAAAGACGTCACCATGCTGTGCTGCGTGCGCAAAGCTGAAGACAATCGAGACATCTGCCAGAAGCTGTCCCAGTTCCTGGGCTCGTTCAGCCAAAGAACGGGTCTGGTCGGCTCCATCGCCAATATACTTGATCCCGATACCTGGTTGCCGGGTGGACGGGATGCGGCCTTTACGCTCGCCCTCATTGCGCTGTCGGCAAAAATGGCGGTGGCTGACGGCATTGTGACTGCTTCGGAAATGCGCGCCTTCAATGCGACTGTCGAGGTCGCTCAGGGCCAGGAATCGCAGGTCGAGCGGCTGTTCAACCTCGCCAAGCAGGATGTTGCCGGCTACGAGAGCTATGCGCGCAAGATCGCACGCTTTTTTTCCGGCAGCCCCGACACGCTTGAGCATGTGCTCGATAGCCTGTTCTTCATCGCCACTGCCGATGGCATGGTGCATGAGGCCGAGCTTGATTACCTCAAGTCGGTGAGCGACATTTTCGGCTTCGACGATGTGCGGTTCGAGCAGATGGCCAGCCAGCATGTCGTGTTGGCCGAAGGGGTTGATCCCTATGTCGTGCTGGGCCTCGCGCCCAATGCGCCGCCCGAGGAAGTGCGTCGGGTCTATCGCCTGCTGGTGTCCGAGCATCACCCCGACCGGTTGATCGCCAAGGGCGTTCCCGAGGAGCTGATCGACGTGGCGACGGCGCGCATGGCCTCGATCAATCTTGCCTATCAGGCCATCATCAAACCGAGGCCCGCGCCCTTGCTGGCTTGA
- the metF gene encoding methylenetetrahydrofolate reductase [NAD(P)H] yields MIDDNARASRKIAGQRPDLQLSFEFFPPKTDAMEERFWDSIHKLAPLQPRFVSVTYGAGGSTRERTLRMVSSVKRDTGVDAAAHLTCVGATRDEVDAVVRGYAEAGINRIVALRGDPPEGVGQPFTPHPEGYQNAADLVAGIRRIGDFDISVAAYPEKHPQSADWQTDIDNLKRKLDAGASRAITQMFFSNADYLRYVERARAAGIDAPIVPGIQPIHSFKQISNFASRCGASIPDWLAERFAGLDEDPETHALVASAVAAEQVVELLDEGVTEFHIYTMNRSNLALALARILGRRPD; encoded by the coding sequence ATGATCGACGATAATGCGCGTGCCAGCCGGAAAATCGCAGGGCAGCGCCCGGACCTGCAGCTTTCCTTCGAATTCTTCCCGCCCAAGACCGATGCCATGGAGGAGCGGTTCTGGGACTCCATCCACAAGCTGGCGCCCCTGCAGCCGCGCTTCGTCTCGGTAACCTATGGTGCGGGCGGCTCGACCCGTGAGCGCACCCTGCGCATGGTGTCCTCGGTTAAAAGAGATACCGGTGTCGACGCCGCGGCGCATCTGACCTGTGTCGGGGCCACGCGTGACGAGGTGGACGCCGTCGTGCGCGGCTATGCCGAAGCCGGTATCAACCGCATCGTGGCGCTGCGCGGCGATCCGCCGGAGGGGGTTGGCCAGCCCTTCACCCCGCATCCGGAAGGCTACCAGAACGCGGCCGACCTCGTTGCCGGCATCCGTCGCATCGGTGATTTCGACATTTCGGTTGCCGCCTATCCCGAAAAGCACCCGCAAAGCGCGGATTGGCAGACCGATATCGACAATCTGAAGCGCAAGCTCGATGCCGGCGCCAGCCGCGCCATCACGCAGATGTTCTTCTCCAATGCCGACTATCTCCGCTATGTCGAGCGCGCCCGGGCGGCCGGCATTGATGCCCCGATCGTGCCCGGCATCCAGCCGATCCACAGCTTCAAGCAGATTTCGAACTTCGCATCCCGTTGCGGCGCCTCGATTCCCGATTGGCTGGCCGAGCGTTTTGCCGGGCTCGACGAGGATCCGGAGACCCATGCGCTGGTCGCTTCGGCCGTCGCGGCGGAGCAGGTTGTCGAGCTGCTTGATGAGGGCGTCACCGAATTTCACATCTATACGATGAACCGCTCGAACCTGGCTTTGGCGCTGGCGCGCATTCTGGGCCGGCGGCCGGATTAA
- a CDS encoding ArsR/SmtB family transcription factor codes for MAELATLVGVLKAAGEGTRLRLLALLADGDHSVKDLTEILRQSQPRVSRHLKLLADAGLIERNAEGAWAYYGLAQSGDGSALAQWVIERLDGADPERRRDIERQAAVRAAQQAQAAEYFAKVAGSWDLLKTLHVPEEAIEAAIVEALAGRSVGLLIDLGTGTGRMLELLADFYKRGIGIDSSREMLAVARSRLAAAGLGHAQVRLGDIADLDTATGSADVIVIHQVLHYFDDPGRMLAQARRLLKAGGEMLIVDFAPHNLEFLRTEHAHRRLGLSQAQMSGWAAAAGLSVEAVREFPGENGDNGLTVCLWRLSDKT; via the coding sequence ATGGCGGAGCTGGCGACATTGGTGGGGGTGCTGAAGGCGGCGGGTGAGGGGACCCGGTTGCGCCTGTTGGCATTGCTGGCCGATGGCGACCATTCGGTCAAGGATTTGACGGAAATTCTCCGGCAAAGCCAGCCCCGTGTCTCACGCCATCTCAAGCTGCTTGCCGATGCCGGGCTGATCGAGCGCAATGCCGAGGGGGCCTGGGCCTATTATGGTCTGGCGCAATCGGGTGATGGTTCGGCGCTGGCGCAATGGGTCATCGAGCGTCTCGATGGCGCCGATCCGGAGCGCCGCCGCGATATTGAGCGGCAGGCTGCGGTGCGTGCCGCCCAGCAGGCGCAGGCGGCCGAGTATTTCGCGAAGGTCGCGGGCAGCTGGGACTTGCTCAAGACGCTGCATGTGCCCGAGGAAGCTATTGAGGCCGCCATTGTCGAGGCATTGGCGGGGCGCTCGGTAGGGCTGCTGATCGATCTGGGCACGGGCACTGGCCGCATGCTCGAGCTGCTCGCCGATTTCTACAAGCGCGGTATCGGCATCGATTCCAGCCGGGAAATGCTGGCCGTGGCCCGCTCGCGCCTTGCCGCCGCCGGCCTTGGTCATGCTCAGGTGCGGTTGGGCGATATTGCCGATCTCGATACCGCAACCGGTTCGGCCGATGTGATCGTGATCCATCAGGTGCTGCATTATTTCGACGATCCGGGCCGAATGCTGGCGCAGGCGCGGCGCCTGCTGAAAGCGGGTGGCGAAATGCTGATCGTGGATTTTGCCCCGCATAACCTGGAATTCCTGCGCACCGAGCATGCCCATAGGCGGCTTGGCCTGTCGCAGGCGCAAATGAGCGGCTGGGCCGCTGCTGCCGGCCTTTCGGTCGAGGCGGTTCGCGAGTTTCCCGGCGAGAATGGTGACAACGGCTTGACGGTCTGCCTCTGGCGCCTCAGCGACAAGACTTGA